The Macaca fascicularis isolate 582-1 chromosome 11, T2T-MFA8v1.1 genome includes a region encoding these proteins:
- the NANOGNB gene encoding NANOG neighbor homeobox codes for MVFRKWEKKLFSLWREILTLQKPLILQDQNPEQSTGNYSEDEQNGKQKWREGGREAGRKREREKEENEKELEDEPENKRKRENKKHKQYPEKRLVSKSLMDTLWAKFKLSRCPTIQESLSLSFEFDMTHKQV; via the exons ATGGTGTTCAGGAAGTGGGAGAAGAAACTTTTTTCCCTGTGGAGAGAGATCCTGACACTTCAGAAGCCCCTGATCCTTCAA GATCAAAATCCAGAACAATCAACTGGAAATTACAGTGAAGATGAACAAAACGGAAAGCAGaaatggagagaaggaggaagagaagcaggcagaaagagagagcgagaaaaagaagaaaatgagaaggagCTGGAAGATGAAccggaaaataaaaggaaaagggaaaataagaaaCACAAACAGTATCCCGAGAAAAGATTAGTCAGCAAATCCCTCATGGACACTCTCTGGGCAAAGTTTAAGTTAAGCAGGTGCCCCACAATACAAGAGAGTCTCTCACTCTCGTTTGAATTTGACATGACACATAAACAGGTATGA